In Nostoc sp. CENA543, a single genomic region encodes these proteins:
- a CDS encoding sensor histidine kinase: MHLFVYILKIQLIIMPTLRPQDTDITSPAQQFHQENIDLKLIVEGIAAQVGEAFFQACAHYLAEVLQIQYALIAEFVDYEQPRARVLAFWAGEDFGPNFEYDLAGTPCGVLYQEGLQIYPQCIQQKFPEDLDLVTLCAESYLGVPILDPQGKPLGHIAGLHTKPLERTYEEQESILKIFAARSAAEIERLLAEKALKQQNIYLEKTLKQLRTTQAQLIQAERMSSLGNLVAGIAHEINNPIGFIYSNITHTKESLNVLLELIAAYQAEYPHPSDSLQEKIAEADLEFLQKDAAKMLNSMAAGSERIRDIVLSLRNFSRLDEANKKPVDLQEGIDNTLLILQHRLQGNETLLEIQVMKDYQPLPQVNCYASQLNQVFMNILNNAIDALRSDNNQTLQPVITIKTEVVTAKDAVRISIIDNGMGIDEVTLSQIFDPFFTTKPVGSGTGLGLSISYQIVVEQHGGKLNCISALGKGAIFQIEIPLLV, translated from the coding sequence ATGCACCTCTTTGTCTACATTCTCAAGATTCAACTGATTATCATGCCAACTTTGCGTCCACAAGATACAGATATTACATCACCAGCACAACAATTTCACCAAGAAAATATTGACCTGAAATTAATTGTAGAAGGAATTGCTGCTCAAGTTGGGGAAGCATTCTTTCAAGCTTGCGCTCATTATTTGGCAGAGGTACTCCAAATACAGTATGCCTTGATTGCAGAATTTGTGGATTATGAGCAACCACGCGCTAGAGTGTTGGCATTTTGGGCAGGAGAAGACTTTGGCCCCAATTTTGAATACGATCTGGCTGGAACTCCTTGCGGTGTTCTTTATCAAGAAGGTCTTCAGATTTACCCTCAGTGTATCCAACAAAAATTTCCTGAAGACTTAGATTTAGTGACTTTGTGTGCAGAAAGTTATTTGGGAGTACCAATTTTAGATCCTCAAGGTAAACCTTTGGGACATATAGCTGGCTTGCACACCAAACCATTAGAACGTACTTACGAAGAACAAGAATCTATATTAAAAATTTTTGCTGCTCGTTCAGCCGCAGAAATTGAGCGTCTGTTAGCTGAAAAGGCTCTAAAACAACAAAACATTTACCTGGAAAAAACTCTTAAACAGTTACGAACAACCCAAGCTCAACTGATTCAAGCAGAAAGAATGTCTAGTTTGGGTAATTTGGTTGCAGGTATTGCTCACGAAATCAATAATCCCATTGGGTTCATTTATAGCAATATTACCCATACTAAAGAATCTCTCAATGTTCTTTTGGAACTGATTGCAGCTTATCAAGCAGAATACCCCCATCCTTCTGATTCACTCCAGGAAAAAATTGCAGAAGCTGACCTAGAATTCTTACAAAAAGATGCTGCAAAAATGCTGAATTCTATGGCGGCGGGAAGTGAGAGAATTCGGGATATTGTCCTCAGTTTACGCAATTTTTCTCGTTTGGATGAAGCGAATAAAAAACCTGTAGACTTGCAAGAAGGCATCGACAATACTTTGCTAATTCTACAGCATCGCTTACAGGGAAATGAGACATTACTTGAAATCCAAGTGATGAAAGATTATCAACCACTACCTCAAGTTAACTGCTATGCTAGTCAACTCAATCAGGTATTCATGAACATTTTAAATAATGCCATTGATGCCTTGAGGTCTGATAATAATCAAACTTTGCAACCAGTTATTACCATAAAAACAGAAGTTGTTACTGCAAAAGATGCCGTCAGAATTTCCATTATTGATAATGGTATGGGCATAGATGAGGTAACTTTGTCTCAAATTTTTGATCCTTTCTTCACCACTAAACCCGTCGGTTCTGGTACTGGTTTAGGACTGTCTATCAGTTATCAAATTGTAGTGGAACAACATGGAGGGAAGTTAAATTGTATTTCTGCTCTAGGAAAAGGTGCGATTTTTCAGATAGAAATCCCTCTTTTAGTATGA